The proteins below come from a single Epinephelus moara isolate mb unplaced genomic scaffold, YSFRI_EMoa_1.0 scaffold1757, whole genome shotgun sequence genomic window:
- the LOC126387057 gene encoding protocadherin gamma-B4-like, whose product MRDKGFSPLRPLFFFASFIVTLHLVNGDLSYSIPEEMKRESVIENLAKDLGLDLRTLSSRKARVDFEGTRKRYCDINLSTGDLITSERIDRESLCGKKPSCVVAVDLVLENPLELHRLSLHIQDVNDNSPKFKENLIEMEIRESAEKGNRFSIEEAHDADIGQNAVQRYSLEKNDNFILAVDSNKVELVLENKLDREKQKEINLLLTALDGGSPQRSGTVVIHVTVLDANDNAPVFSQAVYEASLPENSPPDTIVITVSATDADEGVNGDVTYDLSHVSDDD is encoded by the coding sequence ATGAGAGACAAAGGATTTTCACCTCTTCGTCCGCTCTTCTTCTTTGCTTCCTTTATTGTAACGCTGCACCTCGTTAATGGAGACCTGAGTTATTCTATTCCAGAAGAGATGAAACGCGAGTCTGTTATTGAAAATCTAGCCAAAGATCTCGGTCTTGATCTGAGGACATTATCTTCCCGAAAGGCCCGTGTTGATTTTGAGGGGACTCGTAAACGGTACTGTGATATTAATCTGAGTACTGGTGATTTGATCACATCGGAGAGAATTGACAGAGAAAGCCTTTGTGGCAAGAAACCGTCGTGTGTTGTTGCGGTTGATCTGGTATTGGAAAATCCTCTGGAGCTTCATCGACTGAGTCTTCATATTCAAGATGTGAACGACAACTCGCCAAAATTCAAAGAAAATTTGATTGAAATGGAAATACGGGAGTCGGCTGAAAAGGGTAACCGCTTCTCCATTGAGGAGGCCCATGACGCAGATATAGGTCAAAATGCTGTTCAAAGATACAGTCTCGAAAAGAACGACAACTTTATTCTCGCTGTTGACAGCAACAAGGTTGAGCTCGTACTGGAGAATAAACTTGATCGCGAAAAGCAAAAAGAGATTAATTTGCTTCTGACAGCTTTAGATGGTGGCTCTCCTCAGAGATCAGGTACTGTAGTCATACACGTCACTGTGCTGGATGCTAATGATAACGCCCCAGTGTTCAGTCAGGCCGTTTATGAAGCCAGTCTGCCTGAAAACTCTCCTCCAGATACTATAGTGATTACTGTCAGTGCTACTGACGCAGATGAAGGAGTGAACGGAGATGTGACATATGACTTAAGCCATGTGTCTGATGACgat